Genomic segment of Buchnera aphidicola (Melanaphis sacchari):
GGACATTTTCAACATTAGGATGGCCTAAAAAAACGGATTATTTAAAAGTTTTTCATCCAACTAATGTTTTAATAAGTGGTTTTGATATTATATTTTTTTGGATTGCAAGAATGATTATGCTTACAATGTACTTTATTAAAGATTCTCAAGGAAATCCTCAAGTTCCCTTTAAGTGTGTTTATATAACAGGCTTGATACGTGACGAACAGGGAAATAAAATGTCAAAATCAAAAGGCAATGTAATTGATCCCATTGATATGATTGATGGTATTTCATTAGATAAGTTAATTCAAAAAAGAACAAAAAATTTATTGCAACCTCATTTTTTAAACAAAATACAGGAAAGAACTATAAAACAATTTCCTAATGGAATTGAAGGTGCAGGAACAGATGCATTGCGTTTTACTTTTGCAGCTCTTGCATCTAATACACGAGATATTCAATGGGATATGAATAGATTAAAAGGATATCGTAATTTTTGCAATAAGCTTTGGAATGCAAGTCGTTTTGTTTTAATAAATACAAAGAATCATTGTTTTTCTAATTTTACTATTGATAATAAAATGTTATTTGTAAATAAGTGGATATTAATAGAATGTAATAAAACTATAAAATTATATAGAAATGCATTAGATACATATCGTTTCGATATAGCAGCAAATTTATTATATGATTTTACGTGGAATATTTTTTGTGATTGGTACTTAGAATTTTCAAAATTAATTTTTAAATTTTATTCAGAAAAAGATATATATTGTACTAAAAATATTTTAATCTATGTTTTGGAATTATTATTGAGATTATCACATCCTATTATTCCATTTATTAGTGAATTTATTTGGAAACGTTTAAAAGATATTAATAATGAAAAAACAATTATGCTGCAATCTTTTCCTAAATATAATAACAAAATATTTGATGAAGAAGTGCTATTAAATATGGACTGGATAAAAAAAATTATTATTTTTTTAAGAAACACTAGAAATAAAATGAATTTTTCTCGAACAAAGTTACTACCATTGCTGTTTGTTAATATACATCCTAAAAAAGAAAAAATTATTTTAGAAAATATATTTTTTTTAAAAAAAATAGCTTTTTTAGATAAAATAGAAATTTTATCTAAAAATTATAATAAATCCTTACTATCTATTAAAAAAATTATTGATGGATCTGAAGTTATTATTCCTATATCTGAAATAAAAGATAAAAAGATTGATTTAGAACGTTTAATTAAAGAAATAAGTAAAATAAAATCACAAATTTTTTCGTTAAAAGAAAAGGTTTTAAATCAAAAATTTTTAAAATTTGCTCCTAAAAATATAATTTTTAGAGAACAAGAAAGATTAACTAACTTAAAAAAAACGTATTTAAAATTATGTGAACAAAAAAAATATTTTCATAAAGATTTTAAAAAAGAAAAATAGAATAATTTTGGTTTAAATTTTTATATTGATATTTTAGTTATTAAAAAATTAAAAGGATATATTATGTCAAACTTATGTAATCGTTATTCTAAGAGTCAGTTAAAAAAAAATATATTTAGTATTAAAGAGCGTCGATTAATACTTTCTTTTTATAAATATTTTTCAATTAAAGATCCTCAATATTACAGAGATGAAATTTATAAATTTTTTTTTAAAAATAATGTTTTAGGTAGAGTTTATATATCATATGAAGGTATAAATGCTCAAATTAGTATTCTTAAAAATTTTTATTTCTCTATGAAAAATTTTTTGTATAATTTTGATTCTGAATTAAATAATTTACGAATTAATGAAGCTTTAAGTCATGATAAAAATGCATTTTGGGTACTCTCCGTTAAAGTAAAAAAATATATTGTTAATGACGGTATCAGTAATCCATCATTTAATCTTAAAAAAGTTGGAACGTATATCAAAGCAAAAGAAGTAAATAATATGTTAAATGAAGGCGAAGCTTTATTTGTTGACATGAGAAATTCTTATGAATACAAAATAGGTCATTTTCAAAATGCGATAGAAGTTAAAAGTAAAACTTTCCGAGAACAACTAAAAAAAGTAGTAAAATTAATTGAATATGCTAAAAATAAAAAAATAGTAATGTATTGTACAGGTGGAATTCGTTGCGAAAAAGCTACTGCTTGGATGATATTTAATGGATTTAAATATATATATCATTTAGACGGAGGAATAATTGGTTATGTAAATGATGCTAAAAACAACGGATTACCTATTTATTTTAAGGGTAGTAATTTTGTTTTTGATAATCGTATGAGCGAAAAGGTATCAAATGATATTATATCTTTTTGTAAACAATGTAATCAACCTTCAAACAGATATACAAACTGTAAGTTTAATCTATGTCATTTACTTTTTATTCAATGTGACAATTGTCAAAGATTTTTTAAAAATTGTTGTTCTGTAAATTGTATGGAACATATTTAATATTTTTAAAAAAATAAAATTATTTAAATCTTTTAATATATTTTATAAAAAATAAATTTTTTATAATTTTTCTTCTAAGCTTTCCCAATATATTATTTTTTTTTCTAATTTTTGTTCTTCTTCATTTAATTTTTTTAAAATGGGCAACTGATCGTTAATATTTTTTTTAAAAAAATTAGGTTCATTTGTTTTTTTTTGCAAAATTATTATATTTTTTTCTATATTTTCTATTTTATTTAATGTTTTTTCTAATTCTTTTTTTATATTTTTTTTGTAAAGCAACAATAAAGGTATATTATTTTTTTTGTTTTTTAATAAAGATTTTTTTTGTTTTTTTTGTGTTTTTTTTTCTTCAAAGGAATAATCAAGTTTTTCAATATGTTTTGTTATTAATCCATTACCTTTAAAAAACCAGTATTTATTTACTGTTTTATGAATAAAATATCTGTCATGACTGACTATGAAAACTGTTCCTAAATATTGCATAATAATTTTTTCTAATAATTCTAAACTATTTATATCTAAATCATTTGTAGGTTCGTCTAGAATTAAAACATTACTTGGTCTTAAAAAAATTTTTGCTAAAAGTAATCTATTACATTCTCCGCCAGATAGCGTTTTGACTAAACGTCGTAGTTGATTTGGTTGAAATAAAAATTTTTTTAAATATCCTATTAAATTTTGTTCTTTTCCATTTAATAAAAAAGTTTCTTTTCCGTGATCAATATTTTCAATAATAGATTTTTCCGGATTTAATTCTGATCGATCTTGTTTAAAATACGCTATTTTGATATCTTTTCTATGATAAATGTTTCCGCTTTTTACACTTTTTTCTCCCGTGATTATTTCTAACATAGTGCTTTTTCCAGAACCATTGCTTCCAATTAATCCTATTTTTTCTCCATATTGTATTATTTCAGAAAAATTTTTAATAATTTTTTTATCTTTTATATTAAAACTTATATTTTTTAATTCAAATGTTATTTTTCCAGAATATTCTTTAATTTGATTAATTTCAATTTTATTTAAATTTTCTATTTTTTTATAGTTATTTTTTTCTTTACGTAACTTTTCTAAAAATTTTACTCTGCCTTCGTTTCTTGTACTACGCGCTTTAATTCCTTTTCGAATCCATTTTTCTTCTTTTTTTAATGTATAATCAAATAATTTTTTATGAATTTTTTCTATTTTTTTTTCTTTTCTTTTTAAACTGATATATCTTTCGTAATCTCCTGGAAAAGAATTTAACTTTCCTCGATCTAAATCAATAATCCTCGTACATATATTTTGAATAAAAGCTCTATCGTGTGATACAAATAATACACTTCCAGAAAATTTTTTTAAAAATTTTTCTAACCATTGAATAGTGTTAATATCTAAATGATTAGTAGGTTCATCAAGTAGCAATATATCAGGATTATCTATTATAGATGCTCCTAATAATACTTTTCTTAAAAAACCCCCAGATAATTCTGAAAGCAATTTATTTTTTTTTAATTTTAATTTTTCAATAATTTTTTCTATTTCTATTATTTTATTAAAATTTTTTGTTTTTTTATCTTTTTTAAAAATTTTTCTTTTAAAGAAATCATATGTAGAAATATTTAAATTTTCTGGATTTTTTTGGTTTAAATAAGATATTTTTATGTTTTTTTTATACGTGATATAACCATTGTCTAAATCTTGTTTTTTATTGATAATTTTTAATAGCGTAGATTTTCCAGATCCATTTTTTCCAGTCAAACAAATTCGTTCATTCGCTTCAATAAATAGTTTTTCATCGATTAAGATTTCTAAATCACTAAATGTCAAAGAAGCGTTTTGCATACTAATTAAAGTCATAAATATCTCTTTCTTTAATTTAAATATATTTTATTAACTAAGAATGTGATATTTTTTATTTAAATAACTTTTTATATTAAATAAAATCAATAATATTTTTTTCATGATAAATATTATCACATTATATTTATAATATTTAAGATAATTAATTATTTTTTTTATATTTTTAAAAATATTGTATACTTTAATAGATATTTTTTATTATTTTATGACGTCATGCATTTTAATTATGCATAAAAAAATTCTATTTTTTAAATTTTTTTATTTAAATATATAAAATCAGATAATTAATTTTCACTTTTTTATACACTAAACTAGAAATTAATATTTTATATGTTTCATTAAATTTATTTTTTAGAGTATTTAAATTGCATTTTTAAATTTAATTAAATTTATTGTATAATTTTTTAATTTGTTTTTATATTTATTTCAATATTACTCGTATTATAAAATGTTTTATTAAAAAACTATAAAGAGAGGTTTTTATATCAACTTTAAAAATTTTTTATTAAAAGATTAAAAATATACTATTTTTTTAATAAAATCTTTGTTTTAATTTAAAACAATAGATATCATATTTATATGATAACATGTTATAAATATATCGTTTATGAAAATATTTAGATTATTTTAAAAATATTTTTTATATATACTAAATAACTATATTTTCATTATTAATGTTTTAAATAAGTTATTTATAAAAATATTATTTTTTTTAAAGTTAAATAAAAATGTTTTTTAAAAAAATATTAATTTAATTAACACCAATCTTTATTATAAAGATTATTAAGATTTTTATATAAATTTTTTATTAATAAAAAAAATTCCTAAAGAAATTTTATTTTGTACAAAGATTGTATATACAGGTACATCTATTTTTCTATGATTAAGGCTGTTTTTTAAAAATTTCAAAGAACTTTTATTAATAAGTAAATAATTTATTTTTTTATATATTTTTAAATATCTATTTTGTAAAAATTACGTTATATATTTTAAATATTTTATAAACCTTTAATTATTTTTCTAATTAACTTTGGGCCATGATATATTAATCCAGAATATATTTGTATTAAATCAGCCCCTGATGAAATTTTTTCTTGAGCGGAATTTAAAGAGTTAATACCTCCGACTCCAATAATAGTTACCTTGTTTTTAAGATGTTTATTTAATATTGATATTACATTAGTACTTTTTTTTTGCAGAGGTAAGCCACTTAAACCGCCTTTTTTTTTTGTTTTTTGTTTAGTAGATAGAAGTGAATAATCTAATGTTGTATTTGTAGCAATAACTGCATCTATATTATAATAAATTAATTGACTAGAGATATAAATTATTTCTTTTTTAGATAAATCCGGAGAGATTTTAATAGCTATTGGAACATATTTATAGTGTTTTTTATGCATTTCTATTTGTTTTTTTTTAATATTTTTTAACAAATTTTTTAATTCACTACCGTATTGTAATTTTTTTAGATCAATGGTATTGGGCGAAGAAATATTAATTGCAATATAATCAGCATATAAATATATTTTTTCTATACATATTAAATAGTCATTTACTGCGTTTTCAATTGGAGTATTTTTATTTTTTCCTATATTGACTCCTATTATTCCAGTAAATTTAGATTTTTTTAAATTTTTAATTAAATTATCTATTCCTAAGTTTGGAAAACCCATCATATTAATAATGCCTTCTTTTTCATTTATTCTAAATAATCTGGGTTTCTTATTTCCATATTGAGGTAATGGTGTCACTGTACCAACTTCAATAAAGCCAAATCCAAGTTTTGACAAAGAATCTATATATTCTCCATTTTTGTCTACTCCGGCAGCCAAACCAATTTTATTATTAAATATTAAATTCATATATCTATTTTTTTTTAAAGGTAAGGATTTTAAAAAAAAATTCATTATTATTTGAATAATTTTAAAATTTAAGACTTTTAATATAAATGTATGTGCTTTTTCTGGTTCTATTAAAAATAAAAGTTTACGGATTAAATAGTAAAACATTATAATTTCTTTTTAGTTAAGTTAAAAATAAGTGTAATTAAAAATTTTTATTATTTTCAGATTCATATAAATAATTAATTATGTTTTAAAAAATATTAAATTTTACGTATTTTGAGTTATGAATTTTATTTTTTCTAAAATTGATAACTTTTTTTTTTATGTTATATTTTTATATGTAAATTTATATATTTAAAGTGTATTTGATAATTTTTTTAATATTTTTATGACTTTGAATATATAATTATTTTGAATTATTATGCTATAAAAAATATAGAATATAAATATATTATGAAACAATATAATTATCCAATAATTAAAACATTACTTGATACTGATGCGTATAAACTCCATATGCAACAAGCTGTATTTTATAATTATAGTAAAGTTAATGTAGTGGCTGAATTTATTTGTAGAGGGCCTAATATTTTAGGATGTTATTCTAATATTTTATTAGATCAAATCAACATGATGACATCTTTATCTCTGAGTGATAAAGAATATATCTATATGACATCTTTTCCATTTTTTAGAAAAGAATATTTACATTGGTTAAAAAGATTTCGTTATAATATCACACAAGTGCAAATTAAAAATAAAAATGGTCAATTGAATATCCGCATCAGCGGTTTATGGAAAGAAGTAATTTTATGGGAAGTACCTATTTTATCTTTAATCAGCGAAATTTTTCATAAAAATTCAAATCCTGATATTACTTCAGATATAGCTGTTCAATATTTAGATTATAAATTAAAAAAATTTTTTCAGAAAACAAAGAATTTAGATTTATCTCGTTTAAAAATTATTGATTTTGGCACTAGAAGACGATTTTCATACGATGTACAATATTTAATTGTAAAAAGATTAAAACAAAAATTTCCTTTTTTAATAGGTTCAAGTAATTATCATATATCACGTATTTTAAAAATATTACCAGTAGGCACACAGGCTCATGAATGGTTTCAAGCTCATCAACAAATCAGTTCTAATCTAAAAAACAGTCAAATTTTAGCACTTAGTACTTGGTTGAATCAATACAAAAATCATTTAAGTATTGCTCTTACAGACTGTATTAACATGGATTCTTTTTTACGTGATTTCAATTTATTTTTTTCTAAATCTTATCAAGGTATAAGACACGATTCTGGAGATCCCATAAAATGGGGTGAAAAAGCTCTTAAACATTACGAAAAATTAGGTATCGATCCTAATACTAAAACATTGTTATTTTCAGATAATTTAAATTTTAAAAAAATTATATCAATTTATAAAAAATTTAACAATAGAACAAATGTTATATTTGGGATTGGAACTCAATTGACCTGTGATATTCCAAATGTTAAACCATTAAATATTGTAATTAAATTAGTTAAATGTAATGGAAGACCTGTTGCTAAATTGTCTGATAGTCCTGGAAAAATGTTTTGTTTAGATAAAAATTTTATTAAATCTTTATATCACGCATTTAAATTGCCTTTTAACAATAAAATTTAATTCTATTTTTTACTTTATTATTTTTTTCTTATTTGATTTTAATGACCTCTTAGAAATAAAATAGAAGGAAAAACTATGAATGTAGTATCAATATTACAAATACATAAAAATGATATCGCCACAGATACTTTAATTACTGTACGTGGTTGGATTAGAAGTTCTAGAATATCTAAATCTGGTTTTTCTTTTATTTCGGTTTACGATGGTTCGCATTTTGATTCTATACAGGTTATTGCTAATAATCATCTATGCAATTATCATAATGAAATATTACGTTTAACTATCGGTTGTTCTGTTATAATTACTGGAGTATTAAATTTATCTCTTGGAAAAAAACAAAAATATGAAATTCAAGCAACAAAAATTCAAGTAATTGGGTGGGTTAAAAATCCAGATACATACCCGATTTCTGCAAAAAGACATACTATTGAATATTTAAGAGAAGTAGCACATTTACGTGCTAGAACAAATGTAATAGGAGCAGTAGCAAGAATACGTAATCATGCATTTCAAGCATTACAAAAATTTTTTTGTCAAGAAGGTTACTTGTGGGTACCCACGCCTATTATTACGTCATTGAATGCAGAAGGTGCCGGAGAAATGTTTCGCGTTTCAACCTTAAATATAGAAAATATTCCTAGAACAAGAGATGGTTCCGTGGACTTTAAAAAAGATTTTTTTTCAAAAGAATCTTTTTTAACTGTTTCGGGGCAATTGTATTTGGAGACATATGCTTGTTCTTTGTCAAAGGTATATACTTTTGGTCCTACGTTTCGAGCTGAAAATTCTAATACTAGTCGTCATTTAGCAGAGTTTTGGATGCTAGAGGTTGAGTCATCTTTTTGTAATTTAAACGAAATGTTAATTTTTGTTGAAAAAATGTTGAAATATGTTTTTAAATCTCTTTTAATAAATTGCATAAAAGATATTAATTTTTTTAAAAATTATTTTGATAGTGATATAATCATACGTCTTAAAAAATTTTTATTAAACGATTTTATTCATCTTAGTTATTCAGATGCTATAAAAATTTTAAAAAATAATCAAAAAAAATTTGATAAAAATATTGATTTCGGAACTGATTTAACTACAGAACATGAACGCTATCTTTCTGAAAAGCATTTTAAAAACCCTATAATAATAATTAATTACCCAAAAGAATTAAAAGCATTTTATATGAGATTAAACGATGATCAAAAAACTGTTGCTGCTATGGATTTGTTAGTTCCAGGTATTGGAGAGTTAATTGGAGGATCTCAGCGCGAAGAAAGAATAGAAGTATTAGATTCTCGTTTGCTAGAATTAGGAATGAAAACACAAGATTATTGGTGGTATAGAGATATTCGTCGTTATGGAACTGTACATCATTCAGGTTTCGGGATGGGCTTTGAGCGTTTATTATCTTATATTACTGGAATGTCAAATATAAAAGATACTATTCCATTTCCACGTTCTGTTAAAAATGCTAATTTTTAATTAACGCAATTAATATTTTTTTAATTTAATTTTAGTTATAATCATTGATGAGGAAATTTAAAAATTATGAAAAAATCTAAGTCATTATCAATTTTAATACCTATTTTGTTTGCCACAAGTGCTACAGTGAATGCTGTTGAAATCTTTAATAAAGATGGGAATCAATTAGAATTATACGGCAGTATAAATCCAAGTCACGAGTTTTCTAATAAATTTTTATCGACTAAAGTGACTTCTAAAGATGATAGTACAAATGCTATCATTGGTCTTTCAGGAAGAGTTAATATTACTGATAAATTATTAAGCTATGCAAAAATTGAATATAAAACTAATCTTTTTATGCCTGAAGAATTATTAAATCAACAGCCTAATATTATTCGGTTAGGATATGCAGGTTTAAAATATGGTAATTTAGGATCGATAGATTACGGTCGTAATTATGGTATTATTCATGACGCACAATCATTAACAAATCGCGCTCCATATATAATTAATAATAGTGTATTTGCATATAATGATAATTATATGATCGGTAGAAATAATAGTTTATTAACCTATAAAAATGATAACGTTTTTGGTTTAATAGATGGTCTGAGTTTTTCCTTGCAATATCAAGATGCTAACAAAGATAGAGTAGAATATCAAAAAAATGGTACAGGATGGGGCGCTTCTGTAAAATATGAAACTGATTCTGGATTAACCGCTATTGGTTCTTGCTTTACATCTAAGAAATTACAATCAGAATCTGATTCATCAAAAAATTTAAAAAATTTATCTGTTGATACATACGGATTAGGCTTTAAATATGATACTGATAATGTATATGTTGCTGCTTTTTATGGTGCTGCTCGAAATTTAACGCCATATAAACTAAAAAATGATACTTCTTATATCGATGAAACGCAAAATATTGAAGCAATTGCTGAATACAACTTTAAATCTGGATTTCATCCTTCTTTAAGTTACTTAGATTCAAAAGGACAAAATTCTGGTAGTGGACAAACGCCTGAAATAAATTTAGCCAAACAAATTAATATTGCTACTCGTTATGAATTTAATAAAAATATTTCAACATATATGAATTATAAAATTAATTTGTTAAAGGAAAATGATTTTAGTAAAAATAATAAAATTTCTACAGACAATATTATAGGTGCTGGAATAGTATATCGTTTTTAATATTTTTTTGAATATTTCTACATTTTATATTTAATAAATAAAATTTGTTCTAAGAGTTAGAGCTTTCTACTGATTTTTTAAAAGAAAAAATATTTTATATGTTTATCATATAAATAAATACATTTTTTATAGTTAATTTCAGTAGAAAGAACTGCTCTTTTTTATTAATTTTTTTATATTTTTTAAAAATAAATTTTTTTTGTTTTATAGAATAAAATTTCTCCAGTTTTAACAAGTATTAATTGTACTTTTAAAAAAAAAGGTTCTTTTTTTCCTGATATACAACTATTAAGGTAATATGTGATATTATTACTACGAGATAGTAAAATAGAAGTAGGAATATCCAATGCATTATTATTTATTGACGAACCTAGTTGTTTTTTTGTTTTATTTATAGTTTTATAATCAATAATTTTTATTTGATTTATTTTTTTTAAAATTTCCTTTTTTAGAATATTTGTTAATTTTTTATTTTCTAAAAAAATATTGCTTTTATTATTTATAATTCCGACATATAACGATATTTTTTTAGAAAAAATTATGTTTTTGTTATTTAGCATTGTTTTAATAATATCTTGAGCAGAAAGTTTGAAATTTAAAAATAGAGTTTTTTTTTCTGGAAAAAAATCTATTTTCTCTAAAAAAGAACAATTATTTAAAAAAAATATAATAATAATCCAAAATAATAAATTTTTATTCAAATCCTATCCTTTATATTTTAAAAATAATTTCATATCTAATACAGAGATTTTAATTTTTTACCTCCTAATAAATGCATATGAAAATAATTAATTTCTTGCCCTCCATTTTTATTGCAATTAATAATTATT
This window contains:
- a CDS encoding rhodanese-related sulfurtransferase; amino-acid sequence: MSNLCNRYSKSQLKKNIFSIKERRLILSFYKYFSIKDPQYYRDEIYKFFFKNNVLGRVYISYEGINAQISILKNFYFSMKNFLYNFDSELNNLRINEALSHDKNAFWVLSVKVKKYIVNDGISNPSFNLKKVGTYIKAKEVNNMLNEGEALFVDMRNSYEYKIGHFQNAIEVKSKTFREQLKKVVKLIEYAKNKKIVMYCTGGIRCEKATAWMIFNGFKYIYHLDGGIIGYVNDAKNNGLPIYFKGSNFVFDNRMSEKVSNDIISFCKQCNQPSNRYTNCKFNLCHLLFIQCDNCQRFFKNCCSVNCMEHI
- a CDS encoding ATP-binding cassette domain-containing protein, with the protein product MTLISMQNASLTFSDLEILIDEKLFIEANERICLTGKNGSGKSTLLKIINKKQDLDNGYITYKKNIKISYLNQKNPENLNISTYDFFKRKIFKKDKKTKNFNKIIEIEKIIEKLKLKKNKLLSELSGGFLRKVLLGASIIDNPDILLLDEPTNHLDINTIQWLEKFLKKFSGSVLFVSHDRAFIQNICTRIIDLDRGKLNSFPGDYERYISLKRKEKKIEKIHKKLFDYTLKKEEKWIRKGIKARSTRNEGRVKFLEKLRKEKNNYKKIENLNKIEINQIKEYSGKITFELKNISFNIKDKKIIKNFSEIIQYGEKIGLIGSNGSGKSTMLEIITGEKSVKSGNIYHRKDIKIAYFKQDRSELNPEKSIIENIDHGKETFLLNGKEQNLIGYLKKFLFQPNQLRRLVKTLSGGECNRLLLAKIFLRPSNVLILDEPTNDLDINSLELLEKIIMQYLGTVFIVSHDRYFIHKTVNKYWFFKGNGLITKHIEKLDYSFEEKKTQKKQKKSLLKNKKNNIPLLLLYKKNIKKELEKTLNKIENIEKNIIILQKKTNEPNFFKKNINDQLPILKKLNEEEQKLEKKIIYWESLEEKL
- the pyrD gene encoding quinone-dependent dihydroorotate dehydrogenase encodes the protein MFYYLIRKLLFLIEPEKAHTFILKVLNFKIIQIIMNFFLKSLPLKKNRYMNLIFNNKIGLAAGVDKNGEYIDSLSKLGFGFIEVGTVTPLPQYGNKKPRLFRINEKEGIINMMGFPNLGIDNLIKNLKKSKFTGIIGVNIGKNKNTPIENAVNDYLICIEKIYLYADYIAINISSPNTIDLKKLQYGSELKNLLKNIKKKQIEMHKKHYKYVPIAIKISPDLSKKEIIYISSQLIYYNIDAVIATNTTLDYSLLSTKQKTKKKGGLSGLPLQKKSTNVISILNKHLKNKVTIIGVGGINSLNSAQEKISSGADLIQIYSGLIYHGPKLIRKIIKGL
- the pncB gene encoding nicotinate phosphoribosyltransferase, translating into MKQYNYPIIKTLLDTDAYKLHMQQAVFYNYSKVNVVAEFICRGPNILGCYSNILLDQINMMTSLSLSDKEYIYMTSFPFFRKEYLHWLKRFRYNITQVQIKNKNGQLNIRISGLWKEVILWEVPILSLISEIFHKNSNPDITSDIAVQYLDYKLKKFFQKTKNLDLSRLKIIDFGTRRRFSYDVQYLIVKRLKQKFPFLIGSSNYHISRILKILPVGTQAHEWFQAHQQISSNLKNSQILALSTWLNQYKNHLSIALTDCINMDSFLRDFNLFFSKSYQGIRHDSGDPIKWGEKALKHYEKLGIDPNTKTLLFSDNLNFKKIISIYKKFNNRTNVIFGIGTQLTCDIPNVKPLNIVIKLVKCNGRPVAKLSDSPGKMFCLDKNFIKSLYHAFKLPFNNKI
- the asnS gene encoding asparagine--tRNA ligase codes for the protein MNVVSILQIHKNDIATDTLITVRGWIRSSRISKSGFSFISVYDGSHFDSIQVIANNHLCNYHNEILRLTIGCSVIITGVLNLSLGKKQKYEIQATKIQVIGWVKNPDTYPISAKRHTIEYLREVAHLRARTNVIGAVARIRNHAFQALQKFFCQEGYLWVPTPIITSLNAEGAGEMFRVSTLNIENIPRTRDGSVDFKKDFFSKESFLTVSGQLYLETYACSLSKVYTFGPTFRAENSNTSRHLAEFWMLEVESSFCNLNEMLIFVEKMLKYVFKSLLINCIKDINFFKNYFDSDIIIRLKKFLLNDFIHLSYSDAIKILKNNQKKFDKNIDFGTDLTTEHERYLSEKHFKNPIIIINYPKELKAFYMRLNDDQKTVAAMDLLVPGIGELIGGSQREERIEVLDSRLLELGMKTQDYWWYRDIRRYGTVHHSGFGMGFERLLSYITGMSNIKDTIPFPRSVKNANF
- a CDS encoding porin → MKKSKSLSILIPILFATSATVNAVEIFNKDGNQLELYGSINPSHEFSNKFLSTKVTSKDDSTNAIIGLSGRVNITDKLLSYAKIEYKTNLFMPEELLNQQPNIIRLGYAGLKYGNLGSIDYGRNYGIIHDAQSLTNRAPYIINNSVFAYNDNYMIGRNNSLLTYKNDNVFGLIDGLSFSLQYQDANKDRVEYQKNGTGWGASVKYETDSGLTAIGSCFTSKKLQSESDSSKNLKNLSVDTYGLGFKYDTDNVYVAAFYGAARNLTPYKLKNDTSYIDETQNIEAIAEYNFKSGFHPSLSYLDSKGQNSGSGQTPEINLAKQINIATRYEFNKNISTYMNYKINLLKENDFSKNNKISTDNIIGAGIVYRF